The following nucleotide sequence is from Pedobacter sp. PACM 27299.
ATTTCTTGCCTGATATAGGCGTACTTGAAGTTTATCAGACGCCAAAAGGAAATGGGGTACGTGTAGATGATGGCTTTGAACAAGGTATGGAAATCCCTATTTATTATGATCCTATGATCGCTAAATTGATTACTTACGGTCAGAACCGGGAGGAGGCGATGGAAAGAATGATCAGGGCTATTGACGAATATCACATTACCGGGATAAAAACTACGCTGGGTTTTGGTAAATTTGTGATGCAGCATGAAGCCTTTAGATCAGGGAATTTCAACACGCATTTCGTAAGTAAATATTTTAGTCCGGACCGGATAAAGCTGACTGACGAAAATGAAGCGCTGATGGCAGCAGTCATAGCTGCAATAACTTATAAAAAGAAACCAGATGTATGGATTGCTGAGCCTCAGGGACAGCAAATCAGCAATTGGAAAAGAAACCGCACAAAATATAATTAGCAGATGTTTACAGGAATTATTGAAACATTAGGAGAAATTACAGCGATTAAAGAAGAAGGTACTAATCTTCATTTTACCGTTCAATCGCAATTGAGTAACGAATTAAAGATCGATCAAAGCGTGTCCCACAACGGGGTATGCTTAACGGTAGTGGCTTTAACAGAAAACACACATACCGTAACGGCTATTCAGGAAACTCTGGAAAAGAGCAGCCTGGCTCATTTAAAAATTGGTAGTAAAGTGAATCTGGAGCGTTGTATGCAGATGAACGGACGCCTGGACGGACATATTGTACAAGGTCACGTAGACCAGACCGCTACCTGTGTAAAAAGAGAAGAATTAGATGGCAGCTGGGAATACCGCTTTAAATATGAGGCACAAAATGGAAATGTGACCGTAGAAAAAGGCTCAGTTTGTGTAAACGGAATCAGTTTAACGGTCGTAGGCTCAGCAGATGATGAGTTTTCTGTTTTTATCATTCCTTATACTTTCGAGCATACCAATCTTCATCAGGTGGACGTTGGAGATACCGTAAACCTTGAATTTGACATCATCGGTAAGTATGTAGCCCGTTTAGTTGGCCGTACGTCATTACCGCTTTAGTTCTTCAATTTTATTCTTTATAAAAACGATCAGCTTGGGCTGTTCAGCAGTGTTTATCGTTTTCAGGTATTGCTGGTAATAACTGATGGCATTTTTCTTGTCATTAAGCTTGGTTTCATAAACCAATGCGATGTTATAATATAAACTGCCATTGTTCTCAAATAACAAGCCCCGCTTGTAAGTAGTGATGGCCTGATCGTTTTTATCAAGATTCTCATAAGAGTCCCCCAATAAACCATAATAACTGGACGTTTTAGGGGAAATGGCGGCTTTCACCGTTTTTTCCAGATATTTAACGGCATTCTGGTAGTCCTTAATTCCCCGGTAACTCAAGGAAATGTTGTACAAAAGTCCCTCTGCATCTTCGCTTTTACTGTTGACCATTAGAAAGTAATTCAGCGCTTTTTGATAGTTCAGCAATAAGAAATAGCTCTTCGCAATATTGTTCAGTACGAAGCTGGAACTGTCTCCATAACTCATTAACTTCTCGCCGGTCTGAATGGCCTCCTTATATTTTTTAGAAGCTATTGTTGCCGGCATTTTCATCTTTAGCAACTGTAGATTGCTGCTGTCGGCAGCCAATGCGGGCTCCAGCACACTTAATGCCTTCTCAAAATAGTTCATCTTGAAGTAAAGCTCACTTAACTCATAAGCGACATCAGCATCTTCCGGATTCAGCTGATTGGCCTTTTTATAATGGTCAATCATAGGAATCAGGTCTCCCTGCTCTTTTTCTATACGTCCGATCTGCTTGTAAGCATTGAAATTATTGCTGTCCAGGGTAATGATATGGCTGATATATTCCTTCGCCTTACTGTTATTGCCCCTTCTTAAATTGATATTGGCCAGGTTAAATAAGCCTGGAATATCATCGGGCTTTTCTGCATAAAGCTTCAGGTAGTTTTTTTCTGCTTCTGTAAGTTTACCCGCCATTAAATAGGCATAAGCCAATTGTGAAATCGCTTTTGGGTCTTTTGTATCCTCCTTATAAATGCTCTGCAAGTATTGAGCAGCATCCAGGTACCGCTGAGATTGAAAAAAATCCAGTAATTTCTCTTTATCTAAAACAGGGTTGGTTTGTGCATTTACAATAGCGGTACAGCTCAATATCAAGAGGGAAAAGAGGAATTTTTTCATTTAACGTATAGATTGATTTTATAGGATGATGTTGGAGGAACAATTTCGTTCCAATAAACTAAGTTATTAGTTTGATCTCAGTATTCCAAATTTGAACCTGATAATATGGTCTAATAGGAGAAAATGAAAATATCTTGGCAAGGTAATTGGTTCTACTAACGTATCAATAATAGGTTAAACTAAATCGATAAAAACATGGATACATTAAAGAAGTTTGAATTAATGGAGAAGATAGTCAGGGAGTTGGTTGATTTACAGCATTCACAACAAGCGATTATCCAGAAGATAGGAAAGATTGAAGTAGACAACATTGAACTGGGAGATAAAAAACTAGATAAAGATCTTCCTGACATGCACCAGCGGGTTTCAGACAATCTGGAGACCATCGTAGGCATCCTGGCTTACTTCGGTGATAAAACCGAGAATTTTGGTAATAAAAACAATGTGGAAGCCCTGAAAGAGAAGCAAACCATTGACGAGGCTACTGGCCATTAAAGAAACATTATAGCAGGTGAATGGATCATCATCATCCTGATGAACCTGAAAAAAAACCGATACGGGCATAAACCCGCATCGGTTTTTTTATTTCATTTGTTTATTGTTCAAATCATCTTTTGGCGGGGCAACGGGGATAAATAAATTGAATCGCGTTCCTACACCCAATTCACTTTCGACGCTAATCGTTCCGTCATTACGCTCCATAAATTCCCTGCATACCACCAATCCAAGTCCTGTTCCTTTTTCGTTTAAAGTTCCTCGCGTAGACATGTTCTCTCCGCTAAATAACTTTTTCACAGTTTCTTCTTTGATACCAACCCCATTGTCATGAATCGTCAGCATCATCTGACCTTTTGTATAAACGGAGGATATATCGATCTCACAGCCCTCGTAACAGAATTTTATAGCATTGCTCAGTAAATTGCGCACCACAATCTGAATCATCAGCATATCTGCATATACCATAATTCCTGGAAACACATCCTGTATCATCTTCACATTTTTTGATTCAGCAGAAGGTAAATGGTAATTTACTTCATTGATGATCATACTCCTCAAATCGAAATACTCTTTATTCAGTCCGTATCCTTTTAATTGGCTTCTGGACCAGTGTAAAATATTTTCCAGCAGTTCTGTGGTGTATAAGATGTCCTTGTTTAAGGTCGGTGATAACATTTTAAACTCCTCAATCGTAATCTGATCATTAGAAATCATTTTGAGTACTTCGGAAAGATTCACCAAAGGGCCACGAAGGTCATGCGCAATGATAGAGAAAATCCGGTCTTTTAGCTGATTTAGCTTTTTAAGCTCTTCGGTTTGCTGCTGAGAGCGGAGTGCCTCCTGTTTAAAATGGGTCAGGTCCTGAAATTTAATCACGGTAGCCACATTGCTCAGCTGATTGTCGTCCAGGTAAATAATATCGGCCTCCAGGTCATGGACACCCAATGGGCTTTCCACACTGAGTTCTACCTTCCCTGATTGATGTTTCCTTAAAAATTCAAAGAAATTATCCTGTTCCGGAAACAGGGATTCAATGCTGGAACCAATGATTTTTTTACTGTTAGGTTCCTCAAGATATTTTCTTAAAGCCTGATTATAATCAATAATCCTGTACTGTTTATCAATCACGACAAAGCCATCCTGTATCAAGTCCAGCACCTTTTCTCTGGCCACAGGCAATACATCAAAAAGTTTGTACCGGTAAGCAGCGAGTGCCACAAAAGCGATGGTTCCTCCAAAAGCAAAAGGGGTAAGGTCTAGATTTTCGACAGGGCGGAAGCCAAAAACATAGGCGATATTAGTCACCCAGGGGATGAGCGCAGCAATGATAATGCTGTAATTCTGCCTTTTATAGATGGGATCAGCCTTGCGAAATGTGGCAATCAGCAGGTAACTGCCAATGCCCAGTAACAGATAAAAGTAAGCGGTAAATATTTTATACGAGATGCCAGGTTTGATGGAAACCATAGGAAATGGACCGCTGGTGTCCATGAAATAATTTTTATAATGCAGGTGATGAAGGTCATTGGTCCAAACCAGAAGGGTGGTAATTGAAGTGACGCTGACCAATAAAGACAAGTTCAAAGTTCGCTTATACCAGTACTCTTTTCCGGATAGTTTCAAGCAGAACAGCAGCCAGTAAAGTGGAACTGTAGTAATGCCGATATATTCAATGTCTATGAAAAATTTTGCTGTTTTTAAATCGCTGGTAGCGAGTTCAAATCCATATCCTAAAGACCAGATGGCATAAGACAGCATCACCAGGCCGAAAAGTCTAACTGCGCCATGGTCTTTGCGGTATGCATACCAGGATAAGAAAAGCGTGACCGCCCCAAAAAAGATCAAAAAATAAGAGTATGCATTAAATGTAAAATCCATCTAAATAGGTGATGATAAGGGATTCAGCTTTGAATTCTAACACGATTTCAAACTGGCGATTGTAAATATAAAATTACGTAATATACTGATGAATTAAAAATATTCTTAGTTTTACATATCAGTATAAAATCAACCTAACATTACATTATGAAAAAAATAATCTTATCTGCGTTATTCATCTGTTCGAGCATGATGGCGTTTAGTCAGATCTTACCTAGCTTTCAATTCGGATTAAAAGGTGGTGTCAATATGACCAAGTTCAGCACAGAAGGTACTTTTAAAAGTGAAAATAGAGCAGGATATTATGGTGGTATTTGGGCGCGTATTGGCGCAGCTGGAATTCACTTACAGCCGGAGATGTATATTTCAGGTAAAAACACAACTTTAAAAGATGCCAATGGCTTTGAGAATAAAGTAGATTTTACAAGTTTGGATATTCCTGTATTAGTAGGTACAAAAATCGGTGCAGCCGGAGTGGGAATTCGTTTAAACACTGGTCCAGTGGTTTCTTTTGTATTGAGCAAAGATCAATCCATTAAAGATGCTACTACTCAGGTATTCAAAGGAAACTTTAAAGATCAGAATTTTGCATGGCAGTTTGGTGCAGGACTGGATGTCAGTAAATTAGGAATCGACTTAAGATATGAACAAGGTTTGTCCAAAATTGGCAAAGATGATTACAGTAATGCAAAAAAACTAGGCTTATTCACGCTAGGACTGGCTTACCGTTTGTTCTAAAATACAATTTTTCAACAATTGTTGAAAAGGGCTGAACTTTAGGGTTTTGCCCTTTTTTTTGGCGCTAAAATTGATATTATGATTCTCCCTAACTTAAATAAGAAGACCATGAATATCAAAGAACTATTATTGAATGGAAAAGGCTTCTCAGAGCTGCTGAAACAATTCTCTATTGAAGCTGATGATGTCAAAATTCAGGATGAAGACGTGATCCTGTCTGACCAGATTTTGCGACACAAAGACATTGTAAGAGAAAGCATTTGTATTGAAGGTAAAAACAAGGAAGGCATTGTCAACCTATTTGGAACCCTCCATTATAACCTGCTGAATAAACTGGCCGTCTTTGAAATGCAGGGATTTGAGAAAATCGCCACAGCATAAAAACCTGGTTAAGTACCCTTCACTACTTCCTTTATTTCATAGTTGAATGCGCCCTTTATAGGGCGTATAGGACGGTTTTTGTCGTCACTCAGCACTTTTACATAACAAGCTCCGAAGTAAAAAATGAAGGAGGAATAGAAAACAAATAGCATGATCAGGACAATAGAGCCTGAAGTGCCATAAATGTTGCCAATGCCGCTCAGTGGCAGCATAATTCTAAGAATAGACTTTCCAATGGTAAAGAGAATCCCCGTAAGGATCCCGCCATGGATCGCAGATCTCCATCGTGGACGTCCATTGGTTAAGTACTTAAATAAGACCGAAAACCAGGTCGTCACAATGATAATAAATAAGATCTGGTTTAAAACCAATAGGAAAAATCTTCCAAAAGTTGGCGCAGCATTGTTCACATACGTGCCAATGATAGCCTGCATACTGTCTGTCATGATCCCGACAAAAAATAACAGTCCTGCCAGTAAAATGATCACAAATGAACGCGCCCGAAGCTTCATCTTGAAGTAGAACCCCATTTTCTCTTTAATCCCAATAGACCAGATTTGATCCATGGAGTTTTTGATCACTGCAAAAAGGGTCGTGGCTACAAATAAGAAAAATATAAAACTCAACACAGTTGCATACCATTGGTGGTCTACACCTCTGATATTTCGCAGCACCTGTTTAATTTGAGTCGTACTGCTGTCGTCCAATACAGTACCTAATCGTTCAAACAAAGTATTAGCCAGGGTTTTCCTGTCCGTGAAAAATCCAAATAAGCGGATTAAGATGATTAGAATAGGAGGTAAGGCGAAGTTGGCAAAAAAAGCAGTAGCCCCGGCAAGTCGCAGTGGATCATTCTTTTGGAATAATTTAAATGCCGCACTAAAGCGTGTAAAGAATAATGAAATGCTTCCGATGATGTTAATGTCCATTCCCCGCAGGTTGCCTTTATGGCCGAAATTAACTATTTTTTTCGTAAATCTCTGCCTGCTATCTGGTAAAAAAGCCAGCACTGTTTCCAGACTGGCTTTCGTTTTATGAATAATAATCTCAGTTTTTTATAAATTACCCCTCAGTTCCTGCTCCCTTTCCAAAGATTCGAATAAGGCTTTAAAATTGCCGGCACCAAAGGATTGTGCGCCTTTTCTTTGGATAATTTCAAAGAATAAAGTTGGTCGGTCTTCTACCGGTTTAGTGAAAATCTGTAACAGATAACCCTCCTCGTCGCAGTCTACCAGGATTCCCAGCTCTTTTAACTGTGCAATCTCCTCGTCAATCTGACCCACGCGGTTTGGCATCATGCTATAATAGGCTTCAGGGGGTGCACTTAAAAACTCAACCCCTCGAGCTTTTAAGTCCTTTACCGTAGACAAAATATCTTTTGTAGCTACCGCAATGTGCTGCACCCCTTCGCCTTCATAAAATTCTAAATATTCTTCAATCTGTGATTTCTTCTTTCCTTCTGCAGGCTCATTGATCGGGAATTTGGAAAAACCATTCCCATTGCTCATCACCTTGCTCATCAGTGCAGAATATTCAGTATTGATCTGCTTATCATCAAAGGATAAGATGTTCACAAATCCCATCACATCTTCATACCATTGTACCGTCTCATTCATTCTGTTCCAGCCCACATTGCCTACGCAATGGTCAATGTACAGTAATCCTGCTTCTTTAGGCGCATAATCGCTGCTCCAGACGCGGTAACCCGGCATGAATGTGCCGTTATAGTTTTTACGTTCCACAAACATGTGGATGGTTTCACCATAAGTATAAATCCCCGACATACGTACCTCTCCAGATTCATCGGTTAGCGTCACCGGTTCCAGGTATGGTTTTGCACCGCGTTTAGTCGTTTCTTCAAACGCGCTATAAGCATCATCCACCCATAAAGCCAATACTTTTACGCCATCACCGTGCTTTTTCACATGTTCTGCAATCGGACTTTCCGACTTCAAAGCAGTGGTCAGTACCAATCTGATCTTTCCCTGCTGTAGCACATAGGAAGCGCGGTCGCGTACACCTGTTTCTGGTCCTGCATAAGCCAGCGATTGAAAACCAAACGCTGTTTTATAGTAATGTGCAGCTTGTTTTGCATTGCCTACATAGAATTCTATGTAATCCGTTCCATTTATTGGAAGAAAATCCGGCGCTTTAGCGATCTTTTCTGCAAATGTTTGTGTACTCATGATTTTAATAATTTAAACTCTTTATCTGATTATACTAAGGTTTGTTTACTCTACGTTTTGCTGCCAGCTTTTGTAGTAATTCTCATCTTCAATACTGATGGCATCTTCCGTTAACATTAAAGGGCGGAAAGGATCAATCATGACGGCCAGTTCTTCTGTGCTTTCTTTACCGATCGATTTCTCTACTGTTCCCGGGTGTGGCCCATGAGGAATTCCACCTGGATGTAAGGTAATCTGACCTCTAACCACACTTTTTCTGCTCATAAAATCACCATCTACGTAATACAATACCTCATCACTATCCACATTACTGTGGTTATATGGAGCGGGAATAGAAAGCGGATGGTAGTCGTATTTTCTCGGAACAAAAGAACAGATCACGAAATTATGCCCTTCAAAAG
It contains:
- a CDS encoding riboflavin synthase, which translates into the protein MFTGIIETLGEITAIKEEGTNLHFTVQSQLSNELKIDQSVSHNGVCLTVVALTENTHTVTAIQETLEKSSLAHLKIGSKVNLERCMQMNGRLDGHIVQGHVDQTATCVKREELDGSWEYRFKYEAQNGNVTVEKGSVCVNGISLTVVGSADDEFSVFIIPYTFEHTNLHQVDVGDTVNLEFDIIGKYVARLVGRTSLPL
- a CDS encoding tetratricopeptide repeat protein is translated as MKKFLFSLLILSCTAIVNAQTNPVLDKEKLLDFFQSQRYLDAAQYLQSIYKEDTKDPKAISQLAYAYLMAGKLTEAEKNYLKLYAEKPDDIPGLFNLANINLRRGNNSKAKEYISHIITLDSNNFNAYKQIGRIEKEQGDLIPMIDHYKKANQLNPEDADVAYELSELYFKMNYFEKALSVLEPALAADSSNLQLLKMKMPATIASKKYKEAIQTGEKLMSYGDSSSFVLNNIAKSYFLLLNYQKALNYFLMVNSKSEDAEGLLYNISLSYRGIKDYQNAVKYLEKTVKAAISPKTSSYYGLLGDSYENLDKNDQAITTYKRGLLFENNGSLYYNIALVYETKLNDKKNAISYYQQYLKTINTAEQPKLIVFIKNKIEELKR
- a CDS encoding sensor histidine kinase, with translation MDFTFNAYSYFLIFFGAVTLFLSWYAYRKDHGAVRLFGLVMLSYAIWSLGYGFELATSDLKTAKFFIDIEYIGITTVPLYWLLFCLKLSGKEYWYKRTLNLSLLVSVTSITTLLVWTNDLHHLHYKNYFMDTSGPFPMVSIKPGISYKIFTAYFYLLLGIGSYLLIATFRKADPIYKRQNYSIIIAALIPWVTNIAYVFGFRPVENLDLTPFAFGGTIAFVALAAYRYKLFDVLPVAREKVLDLIQDGFVVIDKQYRIIDYNQALRKYLEEPNSKKIIGSSIESLFPEQDNFFEFLRKHQSGKVELSVESPLGVHDLEADIIYLDDNQLSNVATVIKFQDLTHFKQEALRSQQQTEELKKLNQLKDRIFSIIAHDLRGPLVNLSEVLKMISNDQITIEEFKMLSPTLNKDILYTTELLENILHWSRSQLKGYGLNKEYFDLRSMIINEVNYHLPSAESKNVKMIQDVFPGIMVYADMLMIQIVVRNLLSNAIKFCYEGCEIDISSVYTKGQMMLTIHDNGVGIKEETVKKLFSGENMSTRGTLNEKGTGLGLVVCREFMERNDGTISVESELGVGTRFNLFIPVAPPKDDLNNKQMK
- a CDS encoding porin family protein: MKKIILSALFICSSMMAFSQILPSFQFGLKGGVNMTKFSTEGTFKSENRAGYYGGIWARIGAAGIHLQPEMYISGKNTTLKDANGFENKVDFTSLDIPVLVGTKIGAAGVGIRLNTGPVVSFVLSKDQSIKDATTQVFKGNFKDQNFAWQFGAGLDVSKLGIDLRYEQGLSKIGKDDYSNAKKLGLFTLGLAYRLF
- a CDS encoding YihY/virulence factor BrkB family protein — its product is MDINIIGSISLFFTRFSAAFKLFQKNDPLRLAGATAFFANFALPPILIILIRLFGFFTDRKTLANTLFERLGTVLDDSSTTQIKQVLRNIRGVDHQWYATVLSFIFFLFVATTLFAVIKNSMDQIWSIGIKEKMGFYFKMKLRARSFVIILLAGLLFFVGIMTDSMQAIIGTYVNNAAPTFGRFFLLVLNQILFIIIVTTWFSVLFKYLTNGRPRWRSAIHGGILTGILFTIGKSILRIMLPLSGIGNIYGTSGSIVLIMLFVFYSSFIFYFGACYVKVLSDDKNRPIRPIKGAFNYEIKEVVKGT
- the hppD gene encoding 4-hydroxyphenylpyruvate dioxygenase gives rise to the protein MSTQTFAEKIAKAPDFLPINGTDYIEFYVGNAKQAAHYYKTAFGFQSLAYAGPETGVRDRASYVLQQGKIRLVLTTALKSESPIAEHVKKHGDGVKVLALWVDDAYSAFEETTKRGAKPYLEPVTLTDESGEVRMSGIYTYGETIHMFVERKNYNGTFMPGYRVWSSDYAPKEAGLLYIDHCVGNVGWNRMNETVQWYEDVMGFVNILSFDDKQINTEYSALMSKVMSNGNGFSKFPINEPAEGKKKSQIEEYLEFYEGEGVQHIAVATKDILSTVKDLKARGVEFLSAPPEAYYSMMPNRVGQIDEEIAQLKELGILVDCDEEGYLLQIFTKPVEDRPTLFFEIIQRKGAQSFGAGNFKALFESLEREQELRGNL